The DNA segment CGGCCGGTGCTGCCCGTTCAATCTGGCTTGACCAGTCTGGCAGGAGGAGCCCGATCGGTCGTCAACCTGGTTCAGGACTTGGGTACCTTACGCCAACGCAATCAGGACTTGCAGGAGTTGGCGGACCGCCTGACCGTGGAGAACGTGCGCTTACGCGACGTTGAAATCGAAGACGAGAACCTGCGCCGCCTGTTAGATTTTCGCCAGAGCAACCCCAACTTCGCAATGCGCGGCGGCCAGATCGTCGGGCGCGTGCTGGGCCGTGATCCCAATTTTCTGAAGTACCTGGTGATTGATCTCGGCAGCGAGCAGGGCATCGCGCCGGGCATGCCGGTGATGAGCGATGTGGGGCTGGTCGGGCGCATCGTCGAGGTGAGCGCCAGCAGCGCGAAGGTGCTGCTCATCACCGACCCCGGCAGCGCAGTCAATGCCCTGGTGCAAGGCTCGCGTGTGTTGGGCGTGCTGCAGGGCGTAGACGGCGGCAACCCCCAGATCAAATACTTGACCCAGGATGCGGTCATCAGTCCCGGTGACATCGTGTTGACTTCGGGCCTGGGGGGCAGCCTGCCCAAGGGTTTGGTCATTGGCCAGATTCTCAAGGTGCGGCATCGAGATTACGAGATGTTCCAGGAGGCAGAGGTGCGTCCCACGGTCAACTTTGGGCGCCTCGAACTGGTCCTGGTCATCACTGACTTCACCGCGGCGGACGCAGGCTCAACGTCGCCCTGACTGGTAAACCGTGGATGAACCTATACTTCTTGGTGCCCATGCTGGCCGCAATCGGCCTGCTACAAACCACCTTCGTTCCCTACCTCAGCCTCTTGGGCGCAAAACCCAACCTGATGCTGTTGGTAGTGGTGGCGTGGACACTGATCGCCGGCAGCCGCGAGGGCCTGTGGTGGGCATTCATTGGCGGTCTATGGCTCGACCTGCTAGGCGGCAGCCCGCTCGGCGCCTCAGCGCTGGCGCTGGTGGCTGCTGCCTATCTGATCGGACAGGGCGCAGGTGCCATCTTTCGCGAACGACTGCTGATTCGAGTGCTCAGCGGCCTGGCTGCCGGTCTGGTGTACGGCAGCGTACTGCTCGGTCTGTTGGCCCTGGGCGGCCGCCCGGCCGATTGGCCGGCCACGTTGGTCAGAGTCATCGTGCCCGATGCGCTCTACAATGCCATGCTACTACCGGTGGTGTACGTGCTGGTTCTGGCCGCAAGTCGTCGCGTTGGGTCGCGACGATGGGAAGTGTGAGGCGCGCGCGCCAACCTGGGCGACGGCAATCATCAACGTGAACCAAATACAAGCAGCGATCATTCGCACATTTCTTTATCGCATCGTCATCCTCCTGGCCTTCATCGTGCTGGCGGGCCAACTGTGGCGCTTGCAGATCAACCAGGGCGCTACGTTGCGCGCACGGGCCGATCAAAATCGCTTTCGTGAGGTGTCGGAGCCGGCTCTGCGCGGCGTCATCTATGACAGCCAGGGGCGCACCCTGGCACGCAACCGCCCGACGTTTGCCGTGGCTGTGGTGCCGGCAGATTTGCCTGACGATGAAGACGCACTGACCGCTGAACTTCAGCGCGTGCTTGATCTGTTGACCATGCCGATTCAGGCCGTCATCACGCCGACGGCCACGGTGATGCCGGAGGCCACCGTGCCACCGACGCGGGCGCCGGCGCGGGGCCGTGCCACAGCGACGCCCAACGCAACCGCAACAGAGGTTGCACCCGCACCCGCACCCGCCCCGCTGCGTCTGCCGGTGTCCGCACGGAAGGTGGCAACCCTGCCGCGTGCGGACGTGATCGCCCAGGTGATACAGGCCGTTGAAAATGCGCGCCTGGGCAGCGCCTTTGCACCGGTCACGCTGGTGGTGAACCTGTCCGTCGAGACTGCCTTTGTGATCGAAGAAGCGCGGCACACCTTGCCCGGCGTGGTCGTATTGGCCAGCGCCGAACGAGAATACCTGACCGGCGCGCTGACAGCCGATCTGATCGGCTACATGGGGCCAATTCCGGCCGAGCAAGCCGAGGCGTATCGTGACAGGGGCTATGCAAGCAACGACTGGGTTGGCTATGCGGGTATCGAGCGTTCCTTCGAGACCGAGATGCGGGGCCAGGCCAGCCTGCGTGAGATCGAGGTGGACGTCGCTGGGCGCGAGATTTCCACGATCGGCAAGCCCGCGCCGGCGGTGCCGGGCCATAACCTGGTGTTGACCATTGACATGGACTTGCAGCAGGCCATGGAGGCGGCGTTGCGCCGCGGCCTGGAAGCAGCCCATTCGTCATCCGGCGCGGCTGTGGCCATCAACCCCCAGAATGGCGCCGTGCTCGGCATGGTCAGCCTGCCGACGTACGATAACAACCTGTTTGCCGATGGCATTACAACCGATGAGTACGCGACGCTCAGTGAAGACAAACACCGCCCCCTCCTGAACCATGCCATCAGTGGCATCTACCCGCCTGGCTCGACGTTCAAGACGGTGCCGGCGGCCGGCGCGTTGCAAGAGGGCGTCATCACCTCGCGCACCCGCTTGCAGGACAACGGTATTATGTGGCTGCCCAACAAATTCTACCCTGACGACTTCAGCAAGGCGCAACCATTTTACTGCTGGCTGTACAAGTATGGGGGAGGC comes from the Candidatus Amarolinea dominans genome and includes:
- the mreD gene encoding rod shape-determining protein MreD; its protein translation is MNLYFLVPMLAAIGLLQTTFVPYLSLLGAKPNLMLLVVVAWTLIAGSREGLWWAFIGGLWLDLLGGSPLGASALALVAAAYLIGQGAGAIFRERLLIRVLSGLAAGLVYGSVLLGLLALGGRPADWPATLVRVIVPDALYNAMLLPVVYVLVLAASRRVGSRRWEV
- the mrdA gene encoding penicillin-binding protein 2: MNQIQAAIIRTFLYRIVILLAFIVLAGQLWRLQINQGATLRARADQNRFREVSEPALRGVIYDSQGRTLARNRPTFAVAVVPADLPDDEDALTAELQRVLDLLTMPIQAVITPTATVMPEATVPPTRAPARGRATATPNATATEVAPAPAPAPLRLPVSARKVATLPRADVIAQVIQAVENARLGSAFAPVTLVVNLSVETAFVIEEARHTLPGVVVLASAEREYLTGALTADLIGYMGPIPAEQAEAYRDRGYASNDWVGYAGIERSFETEMRGQASLREIEVDVAGREISTIGKPAPAVPGHNLVLTIDMDLQQAMEAALRRGLEAAHSSSGAAVAINPQNGAVLGMVSLPTYDNNLFADGITTDEYATLSEDKHRPLLNHAISGIYPPGSTFKTVPAAGALQEGVITSRTRLQDNGIMWLPNKFYPDDFSKAQPFYCWLYKYGGGHGAITVAEALAVSCDVFFYQAGGGLRDFQGLNADRMADYARAFGYGEVTGIDLPGEHPGLIPSDQWKRLTYGEGWVTGDTYNMSIGQGFVLATPLQVANATAAVANGGALYRPQLVASITDAEGAVVMEMQPEMIRALPVKPEHMAVVREGMFGAVNWANGTAPGARVAGVAVAGKTGTAEFWDPEIGYDAKGFLPTHAWFMAFAPFDNPQIAVVAFIYNGGEGSAVAVPVVSEILHYFFKVPMPPGNPYQRLQVGD
- the mreC gene encoding rod shape-determining protein MreC — its product is MTQANRRATPRRLFIFVGVCALLMLLDLSGRLLAIKGLILRPVLPVQSGLTSLAGGARSVVNLVQDLGTLRQRNQDLQELADRLTVENVRLRDVEIEDENLRRLLDFRQSNPNFAMRGGQIVGRVLGRDPNFLKYLVIDLGSEQGIAPGMPVMSDVGLVGRIVEVSASSAKVLLITDPGSAVNALVQGSRVLGVLQGVDGGNPQIKYLTQDAVISPGDIVLTSGLGGSLPKGLVIGQILKVRHRDYEMFQEAEVRPTVNFGRLELVLVITDFTAADAGSTSP